From one Luteipulveratus mongoliensis genomic stretch:
- a CDS encoding allantoate amidohydrolase: MWAEILPVGRDGDTGGYRRFAWTREDHTLREWFAGECTRRGLDLTEDRMGNQWAWWGNPDETPGVVIGSHLDSVPDGGAYDGPLGVVTALAVIDALRDKGFQPSQPLAVVNFVDEEGARFGVACAGSRVITGAMTTDRALGLKDADGHTMAAALKAAGRPTNVGRDDETLRRIGTFVELHVEQGRALADLDPGTSAVAVGTDIWPHGRWRLDFAGTANHAGTTRLEDRHDAMLGYAQTVLAARTVAHQRGCVATVGKVVVEPNGVNAIPSHVTGWLDARGAHEESVRLAVADLVDTAKQHGGTVSEESWTGTTTFDPELAQRMRTLLGGQAPMLGTGAGHDAGILANAGISTGMLYVRNPTGVSHSPEEFAEPADCHAGVEALTTVVEGLAS; encoded by the coding sequence ATGTGGGCCGAGATCCTGCCCGTGGGCCGGGACGGTGACACGGGTGGCTACCGGCGCTTCGCCTGGACCCGCGAGGACCACACGCTGCGCGAGTGGTTCGCCGGCGAGTGCACACGCCGCGGACTCGACCTGACCGAGGACCGCATGGGCAACCAGTGGGCGTGGTGGGGCAACCCGGACGAGACGCCGGGCGTCGTCATCGGCTCGCACCTGGACTCCGTTCCCGATGGTGGTGCGTACGACGGCCCGCTGGGTGTCGTGACCGCGCTCGCCGTGATCGATGCCTTGCGTGACAAGGGCTTTCAGCCCTCCCAGCCACTTGCGGTCGTCAACTTCGTGGACGAGGAGGGTGCCCGCTTCGGCGTCGCCTGCGCCGGCTCACGGGTCATCACGGGCGCCATGACCACTGATCGCGCGCTTGGCCTCAAGGATGCGGACGGTCACACGATGGCCGCCGCCCTCAAGGCCGCTGGCCGGCCGACCAACGTCGGTCGTGACGACGAAACCCTCAGGCGTATCGGCACATTCGTCGAGCTGCACGTCGAGCAGGGCCGCGCGCTCGCCGACCTCGACCCGGGCACGTCAGCGGTCGCGGTCGGCACCGACATCTGGCCACACGGGCGTTGGCGGCTCGACTTCGCTGGCACGGCCAACCATGCCGGCACCACTCGTCTGGAGGATCGCCACGACGCGATGCTCGGCTATGCGCAGACCGTGCTCGCGGCGAGAACCGTTGCGCACCAACGTGGTTGCGTCGCAACCGTAGGCAAGGTCGTCGTCGAGCCCAACGGCGTCAACGCCATCCCATCGCACGTCACCGGCTGGCTCGATGCGCGCGGTGCGCACGAGGAGTCCGTACGGCTGGCGGTCGCCGATCTCGTTGACACCGCCAAGCAGCACGGTGGCACCGTGTCGGAGGAGTCCTGGACCGGCACCACAACCTTCGACCCAGAGCTCGCGCAGCGCATGCGTACGTTGCTCGGCGGTCAGGCGCCGATGCTCGGCACCGGGGCCGGCCACGACGCCGGCATCCTCGCCAACGCTGGCATCTCGACCGGCATGCTCTACGTCCGCAACCCGACCGGTGTGTCCCACTCGCCCGAGGAGTTCGCCGAGCCGGCGGACTGCCACGCGGGTGTCGAGGCGCTGACCACGGTGGTCGAGGGGCTCGCGTCGTGA
- a CDS encoding formimidoylglutamate deiminase: MTAYWAESALLPTGLATGVRLEIAEGRFVAVEPDQPQGDAHRLDGVVLPGLANCHSHAFHRALRGRTHHGGGTFWTWREGMYAIAAQLDPDTYLSLARATYAEMALAGVTSVGEFHYVHHQPDGRPYDDPNAMGEALRQAAAEAGVRLTLLDTCYLAGGLSAEGHQPLGPEQQRFGDGDAEQWAARVAGLVPDANTVVGAAIHSIRAVPRSQLTTVVAAAEGKPLHVHLSEQPAENDACLAHYGMTPTALLADAGALGPRTSAVHATHLTGDDIARLGSTRTTACFCPTTERDLADGIGPARALSDAGAPLSLGSDQHAVIDLLEEARALEMHERLSTRERGRFTQAQLLDALTAHGSIGWSDAGRLEVGARADLVALQTNSPRTAGSVPDQIVLTASAGDVRTVIRDGEIVVQDGQHRLGDVGRLLSDAIDPLWRSA; the protein is encoded by the coding sequence GTGACGGCGTACTGGGCCGAAAGTGCATTGCTACCAACAGGTCTCGCCACCGGAGTGCGACTCGAGATCGCTGAGGGCCGGTTCGTCGCGGTCGAGCCCGACCAGCCGCAGGGCGATGCGCACCGGCTCGACGGTGTCGTGCTGCCCGGCTTGGCCAACTGTCACAGCCACGCCTTTCACCGTGCTCTGCGCGGCCGGACCCACCACGGCGGCGGCACGTTCTGGACGTGGCGCGAGGGCATGTACGCGATCGCGGCCCAGCTGGACCCGGACACCTACCTCTCACTGGCGCGGGCGACGTACGCCGAGATGGCGCTGGCCGGAGTCACGAGCGTGGGTGAGTTCCACTACGTGCACCACCAGCCGGACGGGCGCCCTTACGACGACCCGAACGCGATGGGGGAGGCGCTGCGGCAGGCCGCGGCCGAGGCGGGCGTACGGCTGACGCTCCTGGACACGTGCTACCTGGCCGGCGGGTTGAGCGCCGAGGGCCACCAGCCGCTCGGGCCGGAGCAACAGCGGTTCGGCGACGGTGACGCGGAGCAGTGGGCGGCGCGGGTCGCCGGGCTCGTGCCGGACGCGAATACCGTTGTGGGCGCTGCTATTCACTCGATCCGAGCCGTCCCTCGTAGTCAGCTGACGACTGTTGTCGCGGCCGCTGAAGGCAAGCCACTGCACGTGCACCTCTCCGAGCAGCCGGCCGAGAACGATGCCTGCCTCGCCCACTACGGCATGACACCGACCGCGCTGCTGGCGGACGCGGGCGCGCTCGGGCCGCGCACCTCGGCTGTCCACGCGACCCACCTCACCGGTGACGACATCGCCCGACTCGGCAGCACGCGTACGACCGCCTGCTTCTGCCCGACGACCGAGCGAGACCTGGCCGACGGCATCGGCCCTGCCCGGGCACTCTCTGACGCGGGCGCGCCGCTCAGCCTCGGGTCCGATCAGCATGCCGTGATCGACCTGCTCGAGGAGGCCCGTGCCCTGGAGATGCACGAACGCCTCTCCACTCGCGAGCGCGGCCGCTTCACCCAGGCTCAGCTGCTCGACGCACTCACCGCGCACGGCTCGATCGGCTGGTCCGACGCGGGCAGACTTGAGGTCGGGGCACGCGCGGATCTCGTTGCACTGCAGACGAACTCGCCGCGCACGGCGGGGTCGGTGCCCGACCAGATCGTCCTCACGGCGAGCGCCGGTGATGTGCGTACGGTGATTCGGGACGGTGAGATCGTGGTGCAGGACGGTCAGCACCGACTCGGCGACGTCGGCCGGCTCCTGTCCGACGCCATCGACCCCCTCTGGAGGAGCGCATGA
- the hutI gene encoding imidazolonepropionase: MTDHLGLDTDSASAPSHSTSGSVLVTGIAELVTNDPSLEGPLGIVRDAALVVEDDRVAWVGRAADAPAADRTFDLVGRCVVPGFVDSHSHLVFAGDRSAEFAARMTGEPYDGGGIAVSVEATRAASDDELRGLLTHRVAEMRSQGSTTIEIKSGYGLNVDDEARALRLARELTTETTFLGAHVVPPEARGDRSAYVDLVVGDMLTACAPHARWIDVFCEPNSPYAFTEDESRRVLRAGLDAGLEARVHGNQLGPGPGVRLAVELGAASVDHCTYLSDDDIDALAGSETVATLLPGVEFSTRSPYPDARRLLDADVKVALASDCNPGTCYSSSIPLAIALAVREMGMTPAEALQAATLGSARSLRRDDVGHLAPGARADLTVLDAPSYLHIPYRVGVPIARALDL; this comes from the coding sequence ATGACTGATCACCTTGGTCTCGATACTGACTCCGCAAGCGCTCCGTCCCACTCGACCAGCGGGAGTGTTCTCGTCACGGGGATTGCTGAGCTGGTCACCAATGATCCGTCTCTCGAGGGGCCGCTGGGCATCGTGCGGGACGCCGCGCTGGTCGTCGAGGACGATCGCGTCGCGTGGGTCGGCCGAGCAGCAGACGCGCCGGCCGCCGACCGCACCTTCGACCTCGTAGGCCGTTGTGTCGTACCAGGATTCGTCGACAGTCACTCCCACCTGGTCTTCGCGGGAGATCGGTCGGCGGAGTTCGCCGCGCGCATGACGGGCGAGCCGTACGACGGTGGCGGGATCGCCGTCTCGGTCGAGGCGACCCGGGCCGCGAGCGACGACGAGCTGCGCGGTCTCCTCACCCACCGCGTCGCCGAGATGCGGTCCCAGGGCAGCACGACGATCGAGATCAAGAGCGGCTACGGACTCAATGTCGACGACGAGGCCCGCGCCCTCCGCCTCGCCCGCGAGCTCACCACCGAGACCACCTTCCTCGGCGCGCACGTGGTGCCGCCCGAGGCGCGAGGCGACCGGTCGGCGTACGTCGACCTGGTCGTCGGCGACATGCTCACCGCCTGTGCGCCGCACGCCCGCTGGATCGACGTGTTCTGCGAGCCCAACAGTCCGTACGCCTTCACCGAAGACGAGTCCCGCCGGGTGCTGCGGGCCGGTCTCGACGCCGGCCTCGAAGCGAGGGTGCACGGCAACCAGCTCGGCCCAGGTCCGGGCGTACGCCTCGCCGTTGAGCTCGGCGCGGCCAGCGTGGACCACTGCACCTACCTGAGCGACGACGACATCGACGCGCTGGCGGGGAGTGAGACGGTCGCGACGCTGCTGCCGGGCGTGGAGTTCTCGACGCGATCGCCCTACCCCGACGCCCGCCGGCTGCTCGACGCCGACGTCAAGGTCGCGCTGGCCAGCGACTGCAACCCGGGCACCTGCTACTCCAGCTCGATCCCGCTGGCCATCGCCCTGGCGGTCCGCGAGATGGGCATGACGCCGGCCGAGGCGCTGCAGGCGGCCACCCTCGGCAGCGCTCGGTCGTTGCGCCGCGACGATGTCGGACACCTGGCCCCAGGAGCACGTGCCGATCTCACGGTGCTGGACGCGCCGTCGTACCTGCACATCCCCTATCGCGTCGGCGTCCCGATCGCCCGCGCCCTCGACCTCTGA